DNA sequence from the Macrobrachium rosenbergii isolate ZJJX-2024 chromosome 55, ASM4041242v1, whole genome shotgun sequence genome:
ATGCCTCATACAGCTGTTTACTggcactctgaaaaaaaaaaaaaaaatttaccacatACTCAGACTCTGactttttggttttaatttactagtaaaagtttaaataaaggaaaaaaagaattacaaataagataaaacagCTCACAATTTCATAATGTTTGATCAGCAAAACGTTCATAACAAGAAAGATTTacgatttatgaaatttaggctgtcaaatcAAGCACTGGGATTCTTTCAACCACTCAGCACATATTACAATGAAATtaacagatccagaaaataaaggaaatgaaaaccaaacTTCACAATTGCACTCAGAAGTAACAacaagaaaggaagtgggaatggggtaaaaggctaaaaattggaTAGAGCTAAAAGCCaatgggacactgcaaacacccttcagtaatgcctacaatgcaacacgtgaggtgcactggcagcactaccATTTATGGGGATCAcaagaaaggaaaacatttacAACTTGTGGAAACCATTCCCAAACTTATAAACAAACTTTGAACATAATGTAAAGCACTGATATTCTTATAAAGATAGAGCAAGAGTGTTTACGTTCTGACTGAAGCCAGTAATACTGAATACAGCTGTAAGAAGTCAATGAATGTCCTTAACAAATTCTACCTATTCACAACTCTTCACATATCAAAAATTCAAACTTTTATCATATCAAGCAGGAATAAATCACTTACCGGCGTAAGATAACACAACATCCGCCTCCCACACTCAACAAACAGTTCCAAAACTGTTTCTACAACAGTAGGATAGTTATGATACAAATCCAGCAGTCGAACACTGTCATTCAGAACACCAACCAAACGAGTAAAAAGACACTGTGCAGTAGGCATGAGACATCCTTGAACAGCACCtggaatttacaaaatataataagatGAGAAAAGCATTTTTTAAGAGCTTTAAGTTAACAGCATTACAGCATAAATATACAGTGTTATTCCATTAAATGATTACAAACACTGATATGAAGATGTTTCATGtgataaacatttaaaattgacaaaaaattgACTTTTTCACATAAACCCAGCAACCTTTCCAAGGGTTAACACCTCTTGATGTTACCACTGTCTCCAAAAAGGCAAGTCATATATGAAACCTCAAGACATCCTCCATGGCCCACATGACTGCTCCTGTCTTTAGCCCAGTTCTTTCATCTCTTTGGGGTACTCCACTGGCTGAGAAAATGTCCGTGGTAGACAGCAACCTCATCTACTCGCACCTCTTGCTGGAGACAGCTGGGAATGTCATCTCTTTCCCCATAAAAGGGGTCATCAGTGCCTCCCCATCCACATATGCCTGGTAGAAGCAGATGGTAAGAGCTGCTGGAAGGTGTCAGGAGAATTCTCGCTGGTGTGTGGGTCTTAGCAATGAAGATGAGTGGCCCTTTCAACCTGGAGGTCGTGAGTGTCCGAGAAAGCACGGGTGGGTGTTTTGGCCACAGCCTGGTGTGAGCATTTCAATCTACTGAAAGAAGTCACCAATGGACAAGGAGATCTTGGGCTAAAGTGAATGCCTCCTTTTGAGGTGGTAGGCAGGGCTGCTATCCCCAAAGAAGATATGACACGAAAACAAGATGGCTAGTGGAATAAGAGAAGTTGCTCAAGATGCATATTTGCTAAGGAGTAAGCCTTTCTTGCAAGACTACCAGATAGGAATTTTCATTGAAGAAATTGGCAGAAGAGTTACTGCTACATCCATCAAGAAGTCTGACCTCAGCGTATCTTCTGACTGCTGGAGGCATAGCTATGACGATAAAAACGGTCTCGATTGGAGAAGGTTTGCCTAGTGCCAAGAATGAAGATCTCAGTAAGTCACAATCCCTGGACAATCCTTCTCTCAGAACACTCTGCCTAGGAAGTTTGACTACTGCTGCCTGGATGAATACCGAGAATGACCTGGGTGCAAAAGCAACCTTCAACACTAGCATGGGAGTGGTTGTCATTAAACCTTGATAGCTGCAACAGAAGATTCCTGGAAACATCTACCAGGAAACTACAATTTATAGGATTTGCggcataattataattttccaatCTTACTTCTAAAACTTCCTTTCAGGTGTATCAACTTGAATTAATCCAAGATACTACTGCTTGCTGCTATTTCCAGTCctaattttcatttgttccaaCTTAAATTCTGAGATCAACAGTGCCTTTCCGTtaccaatttttctttattattattgttattaattaattaactaattattattattattgttattccatCTTACTCAACTATGCCTTGCTTCAGTTTTCACCTCTACCAAATGCTACAAGTCTAAAATTGGTTTCTTAGTTAATGAAAGATTCAACTCCTCTAATactgatgaaaatgaaactgacaagTCTTTTATTTGAGAGTGCCACAGATGAAGTCAATAAACTAAATTCCCTTTGTTGGGTTACCAGAATATCTCAAGATTGGTAAAACAGGCattgctgcaatttggtagaTACATACATTAGGTGGAATTCATATTGATCAATGTAACTTTTGGAGTACACGCACACATTTACATTTGACTTCCAAGGCAGGAAGACACTAAATTTGAACTAACTGCTTCCATCACTTAAAAAACTTGTTTCAAGTTAAAATATGCAGTAGTAATCCACCCCCCCAAAAACTTCCTTCAATTCTGATATCCTACACATAAGACATAACTTCCTTCCAACTTCATTGGCAATGTTAAACAACAGATTAAGCTTTCTCAATCACATCCTGAAACAACTATAATCAGCTGAATTTATGGTAGGTCTCAAATACTGGAATTATTCACTTACCTATAAAATTATCAATATGATACAGAacctgcttcttcatttcctcttgttGGTACTGTTTTGCAAAGGACTCTGCTGAGACAAGTTGCTTAAATGAGGTAACTGGAGGGTCTAAAACATGAGTCCAAAATTGAGTACGAGCTTCAGATTCCCCTAATGCAGCTGCACACATAACCAAACCCTGGAAAGGAATAGAAATGAAAACAGTAGTACCTTTTTATTCCCAGGTTAAGCATCACCTGTtcatgaagtaataaaaaaatatcccttCGATCCTACATCATCACCTTCATTCTATGATGGCTTTTTCAATTAATGGGTTGGGCAGGAACTGAGTTTTCTCCATGTCTTGTTTTATACACTTACAGCCAAAATTCTCATCCAATCTGGGTGTCCATCTATGCCATTTTTCCATAATATCCAGGACCTCCCTACAGGTCTTGGCCCTGGTACTTATGTATCTGCTGCTTTTCTGGCTTACTGTTCCTCATCTCTTACCATCACCTGAACAAGATACTTCTATTCTTGGTAAGTGAGATGCTAGATAATTGCCAATCAAAAGAcactaaatttttattatatcgaTCCATTTATAGTAATTGGACAAAATATCTTTTTTGCAACTTCCTCATCTGTAACTGGCTCTTCCCAGTTCACTGGCCATAAATCCTAGCATTCTTCagtaaaagtttttcaaattctACATTTTCTGTTCTAATATCTAAGTTTCTGcagcaaagaaaaatacatacaagGTTTTGCTCCCTgttctaatttaatattttaatttccagtAATCTAGCAACTTCTTTGAATTTCCTCTTGATACCTGCTTCCCAGTCTAGTAACCACTGGGTAACGTAATGTTCTACTACTTCTAAGATCTTCCCTTTTACAGCCCTACAGCAACTTGATTCTCCAATTCCCCCTCTTCCCCATCACTTATGACATTAAAACAAACCATGACTTGCAGCATAAGTTCATAAATGCAAGTGATCATTACCCAATACAATACATACCCATCAAGACCAGTGTAATGATCCTTTAGCAACTTCAACTGTATTTTGAATCACTTTCATTTATATTGCATTTTCCACTCTTTCATTCCAATTTCCATTCTgctaatttaattaaataaaaatattgaaaagcaacaatattacaaatatcaatctattttttaaaagcataaaagTATCTGACATCATATCATGCcttatgaaacaaacaaaaatctgtaATGGATTCAATTTGCAATCTAAAATTCACTGATACCACCTTATGGCTAAATTTTCCTAatcccaaattatttttttaaatgatgtggCAGAGTCATCGTGTAAACCTGAAACTTCAAAACCATTTCACCAACtaccaaaatatttaaagaaatctgTTTTCCTTACTTGCATAAGACCTCTTTGAGCAATTGAAGATAGTGACCCAAGGGTACCGCTTTGCTGTAACTTCACCAGTTCCATCAAACCCTCCGTTTTCACTAAATGCTGGCCTCTGCAAAATGTCATTTCATTAGCAAACCCACATTAAACCATAATCATGACACCTAATGACATGACTTAtgaactggctggtatgcaataATAGGTGAGCCAGTTAATTATGGCAAGATAACAAAAAGGAttggtatttttctttacataGTAAAGCATCAATACATTAAATTTCCTAACATTACAGCACAATAGCAAGTTACAGTTAATTCCATTACCTTTCTTTACTATCCACCATGGTGACTAGGAGGTTAACCGTGTCTTCAACCAATCCTGGTTCAGCACTTCTCAATCTCAAAGTCTGTTCCACAACTGACAGCAGATAATTTAGAGTCCATGCAGCTCCCTCAGAATCACGACCAAACGCAGATATTAACGCTAAACTTAACTAAAAAATAAGGCATAAGAATACTTTAGAGGGAGAGACAGTTTATTCTCATTGCTAATCTTGTCTAAGTTCTCATATAGTTGTTTCAAGCAAAATGACAAAgtttatgataaattatgaaatttaatatacaGCAAACCTAAAGATAACATAAACATACAGTAGACAAACAACACattagtataaaaaaatcaaagttccAGAACACACTAAAGTTAACTTGCATATAAGCAGGGTTCTTGACCATTATAACATTGCAGAGCAGTCCTAATCCAATATTACCCAAGAATCAACTTCTTGTATATGGagacaatgaaatgaaaaccaaatgtCTTAGGCAAGCCCCAACTCTAGAGAAAAATAGAGTACACAGTAgggagaataaaagaagaaaaaactgaagaagattaaaaataaaagttacattcTAGGAAGAGAGACCTTCCTATCAATAAAAGTACTGGTAACCTTAGAATACATGAAGATATTACAAAACTAAGAGCCAGAGGGAAAGTAAAACTCCATAAACTAACCATCTTTGGGACAGAGACCCATATGGGTGGAAGCTGATGGGCATTGCTAAATCAGCAAGCACATTGCAAAAAATTCtgctaatatattttttaactaaagtaaatgaacagaGTACTagcaaatgaggaaaaaaaataagcatttgaTAATAAAATACCACAACATCTTATACATAATGATGACGTTGAATGCCAATGACTGTACCCTACTATCTGACAAGTGGTAGTCACAATCATTTGATATAACACAACTGCTTTGGATGACTGAAAATGACCCAGCATTAAAATGCCTTGTTTCATACCTAAGGGATCTGGAGTCAGACAGTATAacaagaaacttatttttttctaaagtctgaattatatttcagatatttatagTACACAACATGGAAACACTCAACATTTGACTCAGTTCAACTTATACCATTCACTTCTGATGTACACTAAATCGCTGGAATTATTAACAAAAGCACATCTTAATAGTGGAAGGACAACTCACCTCTGTATAGAAAGACTCATTTGGTAACAGATATGACAAACAGAATCTTCTTAAGAACCACATTAATGATGATGAAACTTCAGGACTCAGTAAATGGCCTAAATTTGCTTTTAATGCTTGTGATTCTGTTTCGCACAACCTCAGCACTGTACTCATCATCCTGGAAAGAACGCAGATCTGTTGTTAAGGGCATGACACACTAAAATTACAAGACTTACATCACCTGTCAACACAAAAAATTGAAACTTAAATAATAAGGCATACTGTATAAAAGATGTACCTCTTGAAAATTTCCCCCAAGACAACTAAAAAACGTTCCTCAACAAATAGCACAAATGTTATTTCCCTGACCTTATGAGAGGGTCTGATGATGAACTGTTGGGTATGTCAGCTGGCATTTGAGCTGGTGCTGCTAATAATCTTAGTGTAGCTTCTAAATTGACATTTGGCACAGCACTAATACTGTAGGACACCATTTCCGCTGGAATTAATGCAGTCTCCCCTTCATTGTCCATTGTCGTCACATGTcctagtgataaaaaaaattttcatgaatgcaTTTGCTAAGGTTCTACACTGTGATACATTTAGCATCTTGAAATCAATCATTAATGGAACATGTATATTTCATACCTGCAATGAGTAACAGCCAATGAATATCTTCATATAACTGGTCCAACTGCGAATTTTCAGCAATGGTCAGGTTGTTACTAAGAATGTGTGTGAGCTGTGTGCGCATTCGACCAACTCTGTCCTCTAGGAGTTGCGTCAGCAATGGTACACTGTGTTCTGGAGcctgataatgaaaaaatatttatctgaatattaataatcaataaaaccaaaaattttacTTCTGACATTTCTGAAACCTAACATCCTTACTCAAATAACCAAAATGTACTATTACATTTACCattcacatacataatatacatgtgaGGTCCTGAGCTGTCACTGagaccctcagggcatcctcgcttaaaaacaaaaatctacatgacacatcgagactctcaggaaacacagatccaacgctcctgattcaaacaatcttttatgcaattttcagaagatactttatgtccttgtcagaactgtaattactaatgtatgtaatgcagtgcaagctttctaaccatatgtatttgatatCTCTTCCTAATCTGTATATAGTATAGAATTGCTAACcgttcttcaggtgtgagaaagcacatctgactgtatatagaagTCTGTTTTCCCCtgatgtcaaatgctacttttccactcgcaagagttcttgacccgtcagggattttgtgtcaataaattagaataccttgaaaCTGCTTCTTACTCGCCGCCTTGTTATACTGGTGACCCCGAAGATGACCGAAAATCACTGACCCATTTCAATCTATTCCTCTTCACTTTTCACTTACATAACAGATCAgttgatgaaaaaattacatgaacACATATATCACTGTGCATACACACTGAAAATTAAGAGGGTTAGATTAGTTAGCAAGCCCTCTCCACCACAGAATTCAAATAAAGGATAATGTAAAAGTCTCACATTACACTTGGTTATAAGTCCTGGACTGAGTTTTACGGGGCTAGAATACAAGATCTTGTCTATATGTGCCATCAAAAATCTAATAAACTAATTTCTAAAACTGAATCTTTTGCAACAAAAATTCAATTCATAAATATGAATACTGTGCAACAAATATTAAATCCATACATCCCTGAAGGTGCATGCAACTTACAGTGCACCTTATGCAGCACAATGCTGATGTTAAAAGTTCCTTTAGAACTGCAATGTCCTTTCTTGGACAGACAACTGCTTAAACTTACTTGAGAGTCAAAGTGGCgagtgtaaaagaataaaaactcacATGTGCCTCTTAACCTCTATTATCAATGCAATGGAGAAGGAGATAATACCAGCTGTTAGCTGCTTCTGCTGGGCACTGATCAAAGGGCAGCAACATGCTGACATAGGTAAAACATTGATATTGTAATTGACATCAGGGTTAATTTCTCCCTTGGCTGCCTTATCTTCCTTTTAAAAAGGCATATTTGCTGGAGGATATGTGACCATTCTAATATGGCAATAAATGTATAACTGAGAAAATCATGTTTCTCCAGGGTTTGGCACCACCAGTTAAATGGCCTACTCCGAGTGAAAGGAGCTGTGTGCTTTGCTATAATGTCCATTTTAGAGATCGGACAAGAAGCATACAAGGAAAAGTCCTGAAGGCTGGTCAAGGCTGCATGGCTACTGTTCTACTCCACAAAATGAAGGCCAACCAAATATCTTGGCTCCTTTTCCTGACATCTGCTGGTTTACATTAGCGATGTGTGAGAGCTGTGAAAAAACTAGCCAAAGGTCAAAACCTTTTCCTTCAAATTTTGTAGCAATCCACCAGtttacagaattttaaaattcacaaattcatctggaaatttatagattttttaagctataataatttaaaatgtctttaaataaaaatttacactgTTCACATATCTTGTGAATTAAGGGATATTTTTCAATGCATTTAGTTCTGGCACAGTCCTTAAAAGCACACTGCAGGTTCATAAAACCTTCAGTAGAGTAAAATCCCTCCTAACCAGCAACCTTGGGACCTGAAAGTTACCAGTTATCTGAATTTGCCAGCTGCACAAGAGAATTCCTTCTAGAATGCCATCCATGTATCCTGAATTGTCATTTGttacatatataagcatttacTCCTAATACTTTTATTCGTTAATAATTCTAACTGCTGGCTGGGAAAAGTTCTAACCCAACATAGCTGGAAAGTTTATACCATATATGTGTCCTTTTACCTGCTCAAGTTTTTCAGTTCACTGATATTATGCCTTCAGATAAGCTCATCTatgttatatttacaaacaagaaaataaaaacttttaaaatatatatgaactgaaaaaACTACAATATTCAATATGCTGTTCAAGTCAAAAGTCACACTACTCCGATGCACTGAGACGGCCAAACATGCACAGTGCACTAACCAAAATAAAGTCAtcaattgagtctctctctctctctctttctctcctgaggTCTGTTGCATTTTTCTAATCAATGACTTTTGGGATAAAATGCTAAACTCTTACCTATATTAATCAAACTTTTGCAGTATGTAACTTAACAGATAACTACCACCAACATCAatgttttcatgtcagatttttcttttatgtaataaCACAAGAAATTAGCACTCTCTAACTTCTACTACCTTGTGAACTTTCCTGCTACTTGTCACCACCTTCTACTGCTTTGTGGACTCTCCTGCTACTTTTGTATCTGCTATTTTACTATTTCACTTTTGTGAACTTGCCTACATCTGTGGctgcttttctttttacaaaCTTCTTCCCTATTCTCATGACAAGTCTCAACAATCTGAACCTATGAGAGTTCCATTCTTggtaaaacatgataaaaatgattaataaacatacaatgaacTCAGTGGTACAAGCTTACCAAATTTCAAATAATTCTCACCTGCCTCCCACAGAGACCAATTAGCACCATTTGATCCTTGAAAGCTACACGATCTTGCTGAACAGTTTCTGAGATTTCATCAGCATCaatctaaaaagagaaaaacaataaaaaattaattattttccatggAAAATTTCATGGTTCAGAGAATATACACGATTCCTTTAATCAACAGTATTACTGAagaatttaaagatgaaaatgtggaaaattaatcattttacatATGAAATAACTTAATATTCCCGGTAAGCAGTCTAACTACCAGAGTGCTCCTGCTGCAATTTTCcactgattttgaaaaataaaatctttgggGAAACAAGGCCTGTCACTGACATGAACTGTTCTCTTATACTATCTTCATCTTACATTTagtcacaaaattacaaaacCAGTTAATTAGAGGAATAAAGTTGATCCTCTAAACTTGCAAGAGTTGGGGTGCCAGCCcagcaaaattaaaatatctgatTAATTCTTGATGACAATGAGGTCTATTCCCCATTCTTTACCATTCCTTATCAGCTTTGCAATTCCACTTGGATGAAACTCACAGGATAAAAATAATCGTGCCAGAAATGGTCAGGTAACTAGTAAACAGTAGAAATTTTAAATCACTCAGTTCTGATTGTTACTCTGCCACTGGTCTACCTCTGAAGCTGGTAGATGATCCAGCCTTACTCAATTAAAAGTGAACATAAATTTATGAGTTGAGAAAGTAATTACCTTGATacctaaaattaaataagttactgtactgtacatggaaAAGAAAAACTCACAGGTCTCCGTGATCCATCCGGCGGCGCAAGATGACATTTTAAATATGTGTCGAAGATTAAGGTTGCACTCTGCTTTATCTGTGCACTATTGCAATTACTACTTTCTTGCAGTATACAAGCCCATGACTGCAACATTTGTTCAAATGCTTCCATGTAAAGCTGGTCTTCATGATCCAActgcaaaaaagtaaaattttgatttattgtaaagaggcccaggaggactttaacttaactttaaCTGTTTAACTTTAACTGAAACTATATAATGAGAAGcaacaatgatatatatacctGCACTTTAAACCCCAACATCCATACATAagtaaacatttaaacatttataacTACAAAACCTAATCTACAGggtattcatttattgtttcacAATTTCATGACGAAAATGCAATTTTAAAGATTTCAATTTTGAAAACATGATTATGAACTTTCAAGTACTTAACACCCTTCTACCAAGCCAACTGCAATTATATGCTTCCCAACTCATATTTCCTATATAGATCTTGACTATATGACAATTCAGTAATACTTACACAAAAATATTCCATGATTCAACATGTGACATACTAATCGCACAGCCGAGTTTGATATACAGTTTGTGACAATAACCACACACAATACTGTTtttaaacagtataaaaaaaaaacactgtaatcAGCCTTAAATGAATACCCATTTAccctataaaatatattttgtgcaaGCCCAACAAGACTAAAAATATAACTCGATGATTTACctgattaataacaataacactataATACAGATAAAACACTTATCCTGGCTATTTTTTAAGATTAATGTAATTTCTCAAAGACGacttaaatgtgaaaaaattaccCTTTGAATTCTGATACCAAATGTACATtacagattataattttttttttttctttaaagataccaacaacactttcacaaATAGTATCTGCCCTTCTGGACCTGCAGAAGCCAATGTTTAGTTCATGGGGTGGCAACACTTTATACAAGGGCCAGGGGTTTGTTAAACAATGAAATTCCTAATAGTAATATTGTATCATTTCAATCATTTGACATATCTGAATCCATATTTTGGCTTAACCTTGCAAGATTAAGGTTTTCTGAGTAATATTTTCTaggttatttttgaaaatgtggaaaatgaataATAGGATTCATACAAAGTTCaataaattatctgaaaaatGGAGGGCGAGGATCATAACACTTACTGAAACACCAAGACGATTAGCTTTACTTGGGAAAGGCCaaggatgattgtttataaaaaagtataaaaaagtatGATTGCTTTGAAAGTGTTATCAGAACGAAGAAATTGTTGCATTGCATCTTTCATGCATTTATTACTTCAATCATTTTTGGTTTTTAGTTTAGCTTGACATACCTTAGACTATGAATCTAGGTAGCTACGCCTAACCTTGTAACTCTCACACGGATTTCCTCCATAAATATGTATAACAGATAGTGAGGTGCATGGGTTTCCTCCATAAATTTGTATAACAGTTAGTGAGGTGTTACTATACGCTTAAACACCACAAAATATCTCATGATGTCAAAGTAAATTTCTATACGAAAAGAATACAGTGTACAGTAGCAGCTTACCATTTCTTCCAGAGCTGCACCCTGAGCAAATTTACAGGTAAGGGCAGTCAGATTTTCAACCAGCTGATGTAACATTTCTTCTGGGAGTGCAACCAAAACTGAAGGCGGAAAGAACAGCAGCAACTTTCGGAATATATTGCTGATGCCTAAAGCTTCAACTTCTGTGATCTGAGCActatagaaaaaatttttaattgaataaCCTTTTCATTGTAACAAAAGACCTACTCTAGACTTTCATTTTAAGAGCTATTTGTACTACATTAGAAACATCATTATAATGGACAGAATCTAAATTCATGTTGAACTGAAAGGAACAAGAAACATAATCTCAAGATTTACAAAATCAAAgttctattcatattttttttagctgcTAGTTATTAACTATGATCTTGTACATTTCATATAGAACTCACCTGCTGAGAGTGAATATCTAGTCCATCTAAGAACAGGTGCATCAACATTACAATTACACAATACACAATCATCTTAACACCCTTTATGGGGAAAGAAGCATTACTTGAGAGTTAATCACGAGAGGGAATTCACAACAAAGCGTGTTATTTCAAAAATACCACATGGTGTGTCAAAGTCCAAGCACCACCtcttaaaaaattagaaaaaataaaaaacacaaacctGGTGACCTAACATCACTCCAAAcacatattcatgaaaaaattacatcACTCACACTAAAATAGCCCAAAAATAAAGCCACTGGTAATCAGTGTAACTAAACTTGCCTGACATAGCACCCtctgtaaggaaaaataaatcccaCTGGCTCATAAGTCCTagaattttattataatcaaAGCTGCTACCAAAAGCTCCAATAAACCACCAATGATATTCTATAataccatacaaaaaaataaatctgaactaAATAAGTATAGTTACAGAAATTATTGCAATACAGTATTACTGTACTTACACAAGAATAAACCTTACCTGGAGAGCAAAGAGAAGAGGCACTCAAGATATTGTGTGAGATATTTAATGCGAACCTGACGATTTATAAGCACTGCACCATTTAAAGAAGCCAATTGGACTAGGCAATTTAATGCATGATGTCCAAGCTCCCAATCCTCTCTTACGCGCCAATACAACTGTAATACAACCACTCATAAAGTTACATGAACACTGTAGctgtttttcataaaatatcaaaGCATTTTCTTGTTAACATTTAAAACTGAatcacatatattaaaaatattacatttgttCCAAGTATGAACATAGGTGTATAAATACAGGAAGCTCTAAAGAAATTTAACCACATTATTCTCACcttaaaaaataattgtacaaTACTTGGATCAAGGAATGTTTCCCTCCACTGCTGTCCTGGCCTAAGGGATGGATTCTGATCTTGTTCAAAAACGCTCATTAAACGTTTAGGCAGTGTGCAAAAGTTAAGGAAATATTCAAAtgcaaaaagttttctttcataaatgcatatatgattATCAAAGGCTgtaccatttactttttctttcacaaGCAACTGGGAGCTTAATattcacaaatgcaaaaataaagcaattagaAAATTTCATGTTAAAATCTAATGAATTGTTCCATGAAATGCCGATTCTTCTAGAATGTCCATTAGTTTCCAACAAGTGATGCTACTAACAGACATATATAGAcaaccaaacaaataaaataaaaaccttggcA
Encoded proteins:
- the LOC136835510 gene encoding LOW QUALITY PROTEIN: exportin-4-like (The sequence of the model RefSeq protein was modified relative to this genomic sequence to represent the inferred CDS: inserted 1 base in 1 codon) yields the protein MEQLEKAAQILMASPDLVTSEQRHEAEQVFLQLRNTKNPFNVANLTLLGSQVDYLLFEAATLLRVGVIREWRDLSKEDILQLRQYIVHYVVXRHNLPHYVRETLVQVVGIMVKRGSVEDQGEDRGRLLTEVEQLVSAGDNTMRMIGCSILSALMQEYAVTVKSTDVGLTWETHFKAKKQFEGTDLRRIFHFMVNLLGEVVKVEGKLNEELSALLMKLLLIAETTLTWSFISLHLPKRLMSVFEQDQNPSLRPGQQWRETFLDPSIVQLFFKLYWRVREDWELGHHALNCLVQLASLNGAVLINRQVRIKYLTQYLECLFSLLSSAQITEVEALGISNIFRKLLLFFPPSVLVALPEEMLHQLVENLTALTCKFAQGAALEEMLDHEDQLYMEAFEQMLQSWACILQESSNCNSAQIKQSATLIFDTYLKCHLAPPDGSRRPIDADEISETVQQDRVAFKDQMVLIGLCGRQAPEHSVPLLTQLLEDRVGRMRTQLTHILSNNLTIAENSQLDQLYEDIHWLLLIAGHVTTMDNEGETALIPAEMVSYSISAVPNVNLEATLRLLAAPAQMPADIPNSSSSDPLIRMMSTVLRLCETESQALKANLGHLLSPEVSSSLMWFLRRFCLSYLLPNESFYTELSLALISAFGRDSEGAAWTLNYLLSVVEQTLRLRSAEPGLVEDTVNLLVTMVDSKERGQHLVKTEGLMELVKLQQSGTLGSLSSIAQRGLMQGLVMCAAALGESEARTQFWTHVLDPPVTSFKQLVSAESFAKQYQQEEMKKQVLYHIDNFIGAVQGCLMPTAQCLFTRLVGVLNDSVRLLDLYHNYPTVVETVLELFVECGRRMLCYLTPSASKQLYEASVQLVGTYAKHNIGRRTVEARGEEDQWRDLQLLMELLTSLLSKDFIDLAPTGHGEDHEVVAAADVCLFGLNIIMPLMSHELLRLPTLCSQYFKMVTFIAEIYPSKVCQLPEDLMKNLLASIELGLTSFGPDVGTLSFDFLVVLGSYIHKNCNMEFPVRQGLRPFLKLVLDLILSQQINSDLLQAASAALYTLICCFQVEYQELVQALLQSQTDQTIGQRLAESFTQLTTNVELSADRINRIKFRDNFEKFIANVRGFLLVK